The proteins below come from a single Anolis sagrei isolate rAnoSag1 chromosome 8, rAnoSag1.mat, whole genome shotgun sequence genomic window:
- the NUDT7 gene encoding peroxisomal coenzyme A diphosphatase NUDT7: protein MAAAEVSGEGWGRMNLKDKAKLQLKKFDIGERFSHFPGRKASVLLPLMIKDGELHLLFTVRSMQLRRSPGDVCFPGGRSEPTDKDEIDTALRESQEEIGLHPEQAEVICRLVPILDKTDSLVTPVVAFIDDTFHAHPNPEEVSDTFSMPLEYFIRPSKYSGVTVPLNGLPYLVHTFEYDDPERKRSFRIVGLTAHIAVFLALVVFGEKPTFEVPYDLENLNSSAVNLFMEWYNNAKSKL from the exons ATGGCGGCTGCAGAGGTTTCGGGGGAAGGCTGGGGAAG aaTGAATCTGAAAGATAAAGCAAAGCTGCAGTTGAAGAAATTTGACATCGGAGAGAGATTTTCCCATTTTCCAGGGAGAAAGGCCTCTGTTCTTCTCCCACTGATGATTAAGGATGGAGAACTACACCTTCTTTTCACAGTGAGATCAATGCAG CTGAGACGATCACCAGGAGACGTGTGTTTTCCAGGAGGCAGAAGTGAACCAACAGACAAAGATGAAATAGACACAGCTCTACGAGAATCCCAGGAGGAAATAGGGCTGCACCCTGAACAGGCTGAAGTCATCTGTCGACTTGTGCCAATACTAGACAAA ACCGATTCCTTGGTAACTCCAGTTGTAGCCTTTATAGACGATACGTTTCACGCCCATCCTAATCCCGAAGAAGTGAGTGATACGTTTTCTATGCCACTGGAGTATTTCATTCGTCCTTCAAAGTACAGTGGCGTAACTGTACCACTAAATGGACTTCCATATTTGGTGCATACCTTTGAATATGATGATCCAGAGCGTAAGAGATCTTTCAGAATAGTGGGACTCACAGCACACATTGCAGTGTTCCTTGCTCTTGTGGTTTTTGGAGAGAAACCAACATTTGAAGTTCCGTATGATCTTGAGAACTTGAATTCTTCAGCTGTGAACCTTTTCATGGAGTGGTACAACAATGCAAAAAGCAAACTCTGA